CAGCGCGCCACGCCGACGGCTTCGGCGGAGAGCAACGTCGTCATCAGCGCGTGCGCGGTCGACATGCTGAGGTTGCTCAACACGGCGTCGTCGCCGACCTCGACGGCGTTGGCGCGCACGTGCGCCACGGGGCGTAGCGGGTCAAGGCTCTTCACCGGCTCGATCTCGAGCTCCTCGGCGCGCAGCACCACCCACTCCTCGCCGCTGTCGATGGCGACGGGCAGCACCAGCAATGACGCCTGCGCGGCGGCGGGAACCGACCGCACTTCGCCGCGGATCACCAGCGTCCCCTCGTCGGGGCCGTGCCGGGTGGCGGTCAGCGCGCAACAGTCCAGCGCGTATGCGGCGATGGCCGCGCCGGATGCCAACTCCGAGAGCACCTTCGACTCGGGGTCGTGCGCCGCGATCAGCGCGCTGGCGATCGCCGACGGCACGAAGGGCCCGGGCACCGCGCCGTAACCGAATTCGGCCAGCACGATGGCCAGCTCGAGGATGCCGAACCCTTGTCCGCCCACGGACTCGGCCAGATGCACGCCCTGCAGGCCCTGGTCGGCGGCCGCGCGCCAGTACGGCGGGGGATTGTCGATCGGGGTTTCCATCGCCGCGTGCAACGCCTCGGACGGTGCCACCCGCGCGACGAAAGACCGCACCGAGTCGGCCAGGTCTTGATGCTCAGGAGTGATAGCGATCGGCATTGGTCGCCTTCCCATGCTTTCGGGTTTGGTCTCAGCCAGGCGTCTCCAAACTAACAACCGGTCGGTTGGTTGACCACAGGGGTCACCAGGTGTGCCAGCGGCTCGCCGTCCCGGAGCCGGCGGCAGTTGGCGACGGCCTCGGTCAGGTAGCGCCGCATGGTGTCGACGGTGCACCAGGTGACGTGCGGCGTCAGCACGACGTTCTCCAACCCCAGCAGCGGGTTGTCGGCCGCGACCGGCTCGGCGTCGAAGACGTCGAGCCCCGCCGCGGCCAACCGGCCACCGCGCAACGCGTCGACGAGCGCGGATTCGTCGACAACCGCGCCTCGTGACGTATTGACCAGGACGGCGGACGGTTTCATCCGGCCCAGCGCCTCGCGGCCGAGCAGGTGGTGTGTCTGCGCCGTCAACGGCAGGTGCAGCGACACGATGTCGCTCTCGGAGAGCAGCTCCGGCAGTGACCGCCAGTCCGGCCGGCCGTCGTCGCGGGTGCTGGTGTGCAGGACGGTGGCGCCCATCGCCGCGACGATCCGGCCCACCCGCTGGGCGATGTTGCCGTATCCGATGAGCCCGACCGTGCAGGAACCGATGTCGCGCACCGTCTCGCTCAGTTCGGGGTCCGTCGGCCAGCCGGCCCCCTGCCGGATGGCGCGGTCCTGCGCCGGCAGCCGGCGCATCGCGGCGAGCATCAGCAGCACCGTGCCCTCGGCGACCGACGGGGCGTTGGCGCCGGGCATGTTGGCGACCGCGATGCCCCGTTCGATCGCGGTCTGGACGTCGATGGTGTTCACCCCGGCCCCGAGCTTGTGCACGAGCCGCAGCCGCTTGCCGAGCCGCAAGTCGTCGCCCGACAGCGGCCGCAGCACGTGCCATATCACGTCCGCTTCGGGCAGCTCGCGGTAGAACGCGGCCTGCGCCTCGGGGGAATCGTCCTCCGCGCACCATCGGATGTCCAACCAATCCGATTCGGGCGCAACGAAGTCGAGGACTTTGTCACCGGGAACGAAGTGCGCCAGAACTTTTAACGCGACCACCTGGCGATGATATCGGCTTGCTCGCGGTGCCCGCCGCCGGCTTCAGTCCGTGCGACCGCTCAGCGCGCGCTACCTGGTTGCTGAGTGGCCTCTGGCGACCGCTCAGCGCCACCGCTTGGCGATCCACTTGGCGATGAGGTCGGCCTGCTCGCCGCGGGCTCCGGGGGTGGTGAAGTAGTGGTCGGAGTCGATCGAAGCCTGTGCCTTGTCCGTGGCGGCGAGCGCGTCGAAGATGCGCTGGGCGTCAGACGGAAAGACCCCGGTGTCGGCCTCGGCGTTGAGCACCAGCGCGGGGCAGGTGATGCGGGCCAGGTGCGGCTCGGCCCGGGTTTGGGCCACCCGCAGGCTCCACATGCCCAGCCAGTTGCGGAGCGTCGAGGCGGCGGCGATGCCGCGCGCGGACCGGTTGGCCTTCACCGGGACGCCCGCGTAACACATGTTGGGCTGTCGCCCGGTCGGCTCGATCGCCGGATCGACCATCCGGGGGTCGGCCCAGGTGCGCATCACGGTGAACGGCCGATCGGAAAAGCCCGCCGTGCGAACGCGTTTGAGTTCATTTTCCGCCCAGTCGGTGACGGCGTCGTTGCGCGCGACCTGCGCGCGCCGGTAGCGGGCGACGAACTCCGCTGAATACGGCGGGCCATTGCGCTCGTCGAAGAGATCCAGGGCGGGGTCGGTGGCCACGGGGTCGTTCTCGTCGACGACGGCGGCGTCCATCCAGGCTGTGAGGACCTCGGGACGCCCCGGATGGGCGGCGGTGGCCACGTAGCCGTCGGCGGGCGGAAGCTCGGTCACGCCGGCCGCGGGGCGCATGCCTTCCAAGGGCGTGACGTTGGGCTCTACCGCCTGGGACTGGTAGGCAGCCATCAGGGATCCTCCCCCCGAATTTCCAAGCAGAACAACGGTTTCCACTCCTTGTACCTCTCGAAGCCAGCGGACGCCGACCCCGATGTCGACGAGCGCGTGGTCGAGTAGGAAGCTGCTCTCGAAGCCGCGGAACCTGGTGTTCCAGCCCAAAAAGCCGATCCCGCGGGTCGCCATGTAGTCGGCGAGGTAATGCTCGGAGAAGTCGATCTGGTAATGCGCGGCGATCATCGCGACCTTCGGCTTGCGCCCCATGCCGCGGTGATACAGCCCCTGGCACGGGTGCCCGCCCGCGCCGGCCCGCCCGGCTGTGGGTGACTCGAGCCCGACGAACTCGCGGACGACCCCTGTAGCACCGGCATGCCGTGTCACGGTGAATGTGCCTCCTGCCAGTAGATGGCGCGATATTAGATGTTGGCGAGCGTCCGGATGCACGCGCGGTCATCGGGCGCCTCAGCGTCTTGGGGCCCGCTCAGCTGCAGGTAGCAGAACTGGTTGAACATCGCCACGATCGCCTCGGCGATCAGCCGGGGGTCGTCGCCCGGGCAGTAACCCTCCGCCTGCGCGCGCCTGACCGTCTCGGCGATGAATGACGTTGGGATGGCGCATATCTCGGCCCAATACCGCGCGAAGTCATCGTTGACCATCGCCAGCTGCGAGACGCTGATCACCTCGGCGAGCCGGTTGCGGTACGCATGCCAGTGCGCGGCTGCGGCCTGGTGCGCCCGATCGCGGTGGGAGAGGCCGTGTCCGGTCACCGACTGCGCGCGCTCGTCTGCCTCGTCGCGAAACCGGACCGCCCACTGGCGGACCATCGCCTCCTTCGAGTCGTAGTAGTTGTAGGTCGTAGTAGTTGTAGAGGGAGGCCGCCGAGCGGCCAGCCTCCGCGGCGATGTCGGCGATGGTCGTGGCCAGTATTCCCTTGCGTGCGACGACCGTTCGCGCGGCCGCATCGATAGCCGCCCGGGTCTTCCGACCCCGATGTGTGGGCAACTCGGGGGTCGACACCTGGCGCGCACCTCCCTGGGCCAAAACTGAATCTGATGTTAGATTCAGATTCAGATCTTGGCCAGGACCTGCACTCACGGGAGAGCCGCGCAATGATCAAGCCGCACAACACCAACACCGAATTCGAGCTCGGCGGGATCAATCACGTCGCGCTGGTGTGCTCGGACATGGCCCGCACGGTGGACTTCTACACGAACGTCCTCGGCATGCCGCTGGTGAAATCTCTCGATCTGCCCGGCGGTCGGGGGCAACACTTCTTCTTTGACGCCGGCAACGGCGACTGCGTCGCGTTCTTCTGGTTCGCCGGCGCCCCCGACCGGGTGCCGGGCGTCTCGTCGCCGGGCGCGATTCCCGGAATCGGGGATATCACGAGTGCGGTGAGCACCATGAACCACCTGGCCTTCCACGTGCCGGCGGAGAAATTCGACGCCTACCGGCAGCGACTCAAGGACAAGGGCGTGCGGGTGGGGCCGATCCTCAACCACGACGAGAGCCCCATGCAGGTGTCGGCGACGGTGCACCCCGGGGT
This genomic window from Mycobacterium saskatchewanense contains:
- a CDS encoding alpha/beta hydrolase produces the protein MTRHAGATGVVREFVGLESPTAGRAGAGGHPCQGLYHRGMGRKPKVAMIAAHYQIDFSEHYLADYMATRGIGFLGWNTRFRGFESSFLLDHALVDIGVGVRWLREVQGVETVVLLGNSGGGSLMAAYQSQAVEPNVTPLEGMRPAAGVTELPPADGYVATAAHPGRPEVLTAWMDAAVVDENDPVATDPALDLFDERNGPPYSAEFVARYRRAQVARNDAVTDWAENELKRVRTAGFSDRPFTVMRTWADPRMVDPAIEPTGRQPNMCYAGVPVKANRSARGIAAASTLRNWLGMWSLRVAQTRAEPHLARITCPALVLNAEADTGVFPSDAQRIFDALAATDKAQASIDSDHYFTTPGARGEQADLIAKWIAKRWR
- a CDS encoding VOC family protein; translation: MIKPHNTNTEFELGGINHVALVCSDMARTVDFYTNVLGMPLVKSLDLPGGRGQHFFFDAGNGDCVAFFWFAGAPDRVPGVSSPGAIPGIGDITSAVSTMNHLAFHVPAEKFDAYRQRLKDKGVRVGPILNHDESPMQVSATVHPGVYVRSFYFQDPDGVTLEFACWVKEFDRTDTGTVPKTAADRRPAVPVSGP
- a CDS encoding 2-hydroxyacid dehydrogenase, whose protein sequence is MVALKVLAHFVPGDKVLDFVAPESDWLDIRWCAEDDSPEAQAAFYRELPEADVIWHVLRPLSGDDLRLGKRLRLVHKLGAGVNTIDVQTAIERGIAVANMPGANAPSVAEGTVLLMLAAMRRLPAQDRAIRQGAGWPTDPELSETVRDIGSCTVGLIGYGNIAQRVGRIVAAMGATVLHTSTRDDGRPDWRSLPELLSESDIVSLHLPLTAQTHHLLGREALGRMKPSAVLVNTSRGAVVDESALVDALRGGRLAAAGLDVFDAEPVAADNPLLGLENVVLTPHVTWCTVDTMRRYLTEAVANCRRLRDGEPLAHLVTPVVNQPTGC